The following nucleotide sequence is from Vitis vinifera cultivar Pinot Noir 40024 chromosome 14, ASM3070453v1.
tggtgaattaggtagGATGGTGGTTGGAATGGTGTAGATTTACTCTTATCCAAGTCTAGGTAATTACTCTAGACTTGCTCTCTTCAATTATTATGGACACCAGTTGTCAATGCCACTTATGGGCCCAGCTGTAGTACATGAGCCCTGCTGATGCCTCCCATCCATAATCTCCCTAACGGCAGAAGTTAGCAAACCCAGAAGCACATTAATGCTTTTCCTCTCCCTCCCATGAGATAAGAACAAGAGCACTTCCTTCTCAAGCAAAGTCAGTGGCCCTTATAGGATTGGTTCTCCCCATCCACAGTCTCTGGCATGGAAAGACAGCCTAGACCAAGTAGTGATCAGAAGTGTGGATGCAATGAACGCCTAGCTATTACTAGTTCAAAAAATAGCGGGTTTTCCAGTACTTCACCTGCCTGGTATAGAGAATTTGTTAACACAATTCCGTTGCAAGAGCAGCCTTCATAGTGGTGGGTATGTTTGGTCTGTTGATCAGCCTGCAACGTTAAAGCTTCACTTCAAGCTCTCCATACAAGGGCTTCAAAAATAGTACACTAGGTAAGACACCCATCTTCCATGGCTTTCATCATGAGTTCTTCAAGCTTTTCAGTGCTAAAACAAGAATGACAGTTACTCACAAATTCCATATCCCCAACCCCATCAAACATACAATGGTTCATGCAGAGtccaaaaacaaatttgttcTCCAAACTCCACAACCTGAATAACAAGTCAAAGAAAGAAGATATATACATGGTGGAGTGAAGATGCAAAATGCAGCAGaatatgattatatttttatatagcCCTTTGAAATGGAATGTTTCTTGATTCTGAGAAAACAGGCCCTATGAGACGGGACCGAGAGTACACATAGAAAGTGAAGGGAAACAGAATTCTGAAAATAGTGGAAACAAGGACGGTAACGGAAATCTAAGCAATCGGGAACACGTGCCTTGCACgtaaacaaaatccaaaattGAAACATGGTCCCAAGTCCAACAAGGAGCCTGAGGCGAGTGGGGGAGTGATAGCCGGTGGACTGGCATCCCAACTTTCCTTATTCGAGcttttcatatcaaattaaaCCATTATTAGACCAATAATGAATCAGACCAGTGCGTCTTTGTCTCCCTCATTATTGTTCTTCGATCAACAGGAAAATCAGGCCATTTctgtctttctttctttcttcaccATTATAATATTGGATCAACAAGAAAACAGAGGCCCCATTGCTTTTTCCTCCATGACTATCATTgggttaaaaagaaaatagtcgAAGTTGGATACAATCATACAAGTATATGACAAATAAAGACTCCATTCAACCAATAATCACCTCTCAAAATGGATGATGCACCAAGCTTATTGGGCCATTTTAAGGGCCTCAACTCTTGACAATCATGAGTTATTTGCTTACCTTCCGCTTCACGTACAGCTTATGAGGCTTGGGTCTCCCCAATAAAAGCCTTAAACATGGTGCCTATCATGAAGACAACAAACATATAGGAGCCTCATGTCTTTATAATGGCTTTAAAACGTGTGTACCCCGTTAAAAGGTGCGCGTACCATATAATGGGATTTCAGAGTATAAACACAACATTCTCTCATTTCCCAATCACTCTCGTACGAGTACATCCTTGCATTCCACAAAATTTTGATACCACTTAGAACACTCAAACTCTCGTATCAAGGTCAAGTATCAACTCTAATACCATACCACCTACTTGTTTCATCCTATATAAATGTTGTTTGTCTTGTGTCAAATTAATCCTCACAATTTCATAACGCATTTACTCGATTAAAAAGAGTCCACCATGAGAACAAATTTTTCATGAGAACAAATAAGGTGAgtgaagaagagagaaaaaagagaaaaacaaagtcATCCTCGATCCAAAAGATAAGAAGGctgaaaatccaaaaaaattcaaGGGCACACAACCAACATGGGTACAACATGGCATGGCGTTGGCAATCATTAACTGGAACACAGCATGGACCACTGAAAACTTCCCAGTATGTGTATGGACCAGCCAGCTCCACAGGGATGTGATTGTTGTAAATGAATGTAATCCTTACAGATAGGGGCAGCACCCTTAAGATACAGATATCAGGCTTACCTTGCTTCAGCCTGTACCTATTACAATAACTCAAAACAAAGAGATGGCATACTGCAAAGAAAAGTCATGCAGCGCCACACTTGCTAAGACAGGCAGTGCCCTCTTCCAAATAGTCTTGTCTGCTAATCCAAAACTCTGGTGCATCCTACATTGGTTCACCagcaaaatcaaataaatgatcAAGCAATTAAAACATCAAAAGGTCGGTTTTCTGCTGGCCAGACTTGAAAGCAGGGAAGAGAAGATTTAGTACAGCATAAACCCATTCAGTTAAATTATGGAGCAGAAATACAAGCAGTAAAGGTTTGAGCAAAAGGCACCTTCATAATTCCTGCAAGGACTGCACCTCCAAGGTACACCATATGCTTTCTTCGTGGTGGATCCTCTATCCGCAATCGCAGTTTCTGTTCCTCACCAAAGCAAAACattcagaaaaaaaattcagacAGAAAATTATAGAAGTGAAACAGCGAGAATCAATATATAATCCCAAATTGTACAAGTGAAGCAGCCAGAATCAATACTTCAAACCAAAGTAAAATCAtcaataatttatgaaaaagttTACTGCTACAGAATGTAGAGATGAACTGTCATTAAGTATGCTAGCCAACCATAATAAGCTGCAGCTATGTGTTATCATAAGCCATAGGATCATGTGCTGCAGGCAAGTCCATGAGAAAAAGAAGTCCAGAATTTGGAGGCTTAGGAATCTGCTGCATGTCTTGACCTCTCAAAAGTTTATCTGAATGGTTAAGGCATGAATCTAGGCATCCACTTACTTATGGACAAAACCAAGATAGTAGTTGGATACTCAACTTGAATCATGAGTTAAGCAGGATTTGCAGTGAAGGTGCTAAGATGCATAAATGTTTTTCAATCTTCATCTTATTTATGttaagaggaaaaacaaaagtacctatagaaaaaggtaaaaaaataaaagtaaaattctAGGCAAAGAAGCCCTGTTGCGCTGAATGTCAGAATATCCAAGACGAAGAAGGGAAATACCATTTAATTTCTGATGTATTGACAGCATGAAACTTCATTCATGCTTAGAATTCCATGGATGTTTTTTCTATTTCGCTAAGTAACTTACATATCAGGCCATGTTAGGTTAGATACAAAGAAAGGTCAACAGTAGAATATAAAAAGTTCATTATTAAACTATATGAAGACGACGAAAATCAAGAATCTGATGcctatttacttatttatcttcCCAAAGCATAGCACAAAGTATTTGGAATTTACCTTCAACCCATCTTTGTTCCCCTTCAAAACTACTTCAAGATAACGATCTAGAATTTCTTTCTCCAGACTGTAGAAAAACGAATACAACTTTACTAACATCCAATCCATAAATCATGAAAAGCATAGCCATTATTGTAAATGCAGTAATACACCCACAAGAAATGATGTGTTTGGCTTGGTCAAATATTCATTATCCTTGAATAAGTTGGTCAAATATTCATTATCCATGTATATGTAATAAGTTGCCTCACATATGCTTGTGTCGTGTATGAAACCAGAACAGagcaataaaatatttgatgCAAAGAGGATGTTAATACACTACCGGCTAGGTAATCCAGGATACATAGTACTTCCCCCACTTAAAACTATATGCTGGTAAAGCTGCAAAAGACAAAATAGAATAGAGTAAACAAAGAGATACCAACAAATCCACATTGACAAAAATATAGCGAGAGAATAAAGCATGCACACAGCCACATGGTTAAATAGCCTGCCTCAACTGATGCAGGGGATGTAATCATCAGATCTTCAATTGATGGGACATCTTTACGATGGTCAACTTAGAAAGTGCACAGGCAAACAATCCTAACCTTTGGTCAATCAACTTCAATATATGCAGGATATATGCAGGCATGCAACATCTAAAAATAAGACTGTCAGATCCATTCTACATGCAGGGTAAAGCACATAGATCCACTAAAGAAACCACAGCAGATAAGAAAATACACCAATTTGTGATGGCAGTATCCAAGATCTGAAGCCTATACTACTTAGAGGAAGATCgggatgaaaaaaaatgaaagaaagaaagaaagaaatctacCAAAGAAACTGatggaaatttaaagaaaataccaAGGTCAGTCCTTGTATAAGTTTTGTTGGAATGAAATAATAGATTATCTAAAGCATAGTTCCTTTTTCTAACTTTTATCACATTAAAATTCAGTTGAAACCAAGAGCCATTCATTccacaatatttaaaaatttaatgatcAATCACAGAAAGACACACaggaaatattattttttttagaaatgatcTCAGTACCATCATACGATTGTCAATATCCATTTCTTGGATACAGCGAAATACCATGTCTGCCATTCCATCACCTTCAACATCTATGAGTTCCTGCAAGAAAAAAGAACATCTAAACACCCACAATTCTCTACCTATTCAAAACTATTACTGTGACTGCATGCCTTCATGGTTACAGCCTTACAGGATAAAAATCTGTTAAAGAGCTCCAGTAACCAGAATTTAAGGGTGAGATGGCTCCAATGAGATTATGAATGCTTTTATCAGAGACtgtaataacaataatattaacATGCACCAGGGTTGCCAACTTCAAAAAGAATACATAACTATCATAAGTTACAAGTCAAAGCCTTTTATGATGGAAGAACTTTCCTTTTTGATAGGTTGTtccataatattaaaaaaaaaaaaaaacctgaggaataacatatcaaacaaaagaattttccTTAGTAAAAACTATCAGGAGTTACTATAGTAATCAGCTTGGTAAGCATGTGTTTGTAGAGACCCTTTGATCTACTAATTTGATCTCAGAGTTTCTCTGCCTCAACAATTTAAAATAggataattagaaaaaatagcAACAAAAGTGTAagcttttttccccttttcagGAGCAGAAATAAAAGTGTAACTAGTGATGATACTCATCAACTTTAGCATATTAATTTCATGTTATTGAAAGTGTATAGACAATGTCACTCTGCTTCTTGTTAAGGTCACCTCTAGGTTTTATCTATGGTATaactcatcaaaaaaaaaaaaaaattaccagtGGTATAAGCACTGGACTAAACCTAGCCTCATCACAACAATGAAGGGTTGGTCAGAAGCAGTTTTTCACTATTGAGCACTATCTAGGGCCATATATCCTGAAAAATGTGTATCAACTGCATTTAATGTAAACAATTACTGCCTGCATTTAATGTATtgtaaacatgaaaattttgcaTACATTCAAGACAAATACAAAAACATTAAATGATTTGCAGTTAGAAAGGCAAGCTTGGTTTCCTATTCATCAGgcatttgatatatttatttggtTGCTAAGTCATTGCAGTTTAACAGGATAAACCTAATTTGATGCATATGGTCCATATTACTGCTAACATAAGCTCTAATAAATTGTCAGACTAACAGTAATTGCAATAATTGTCATCCTGTAAGATACTCATGCGGTCAGTTTGCACTGTATTGAATGCCCAACAAAGTAACATAAATGATTATCTCTTAAACAAATAACAACTGAACTATAGAAAAGCATTACAATAACATAAAAAGATGTAGCATATAAAGACAAAGGAGTATAACagaaactattttcttttttactttttgattGCAAACGACAGAAAAACTATTTCCATGATAACCCTCAATAGGATGTGCCATGACATGGGCAGTTTAGCATTTATGTGATAAACCGCTAATACTAAGATAGACCCAGAAATTGTATAGAATTGGAGCACTTGAAGATAGATTGAATATATAGAACATAGAAGAATATATAGAACACAGAAAACCAAGGGAAATTCAAGCTTACTGGAGTAAAAAGTGCTTCAGGGGCTTGAAACCGTTCAGTGCCAACTTTAATGACCCTTCCATCTGGCAGCTGATTAAATAACCAATGACtataagaaattaaatgaataattatttattgaagctaaaatgttttaaatccACAATCACCAGTAGAAGACTACAATTATGATATTGCTGGTATAATATTCAGCATGGCAAGCATACATGTATCACTACCATAAATAAGcagataaaaacataaataatccTAGGAAGTTTAGGATCAAAGTTTCTTCACTTATGCTATGCCTAAAAGAATGACAAACCAAACTTTCCTCTGAAAAAGACCCTATGAAGATTTATTAGACACTAAAGAATTAACTTACAGTATAATTTTTAACAAGGATGGTGGTCTCAAGTCCCAATTGGTATTCCCTTTTGTAATCATAACTGCAAGAAACAAGATATATCACACAGTAATACAATAACTTCCACGATAGCAGACTAAGATGTCAAGTTCTTTGTTCACCTTATATAGCAGAGCTTCTCTTTGATTTCTCTGACTGTCTCAAAATCAGCAGTACGATTCATGGCATACCTTTAGAATAGAAAGTTCAGTGTTACAATCAGAAAAGAAATATCATTTGAAGAACATGAATAGTGAAAGTCATATTGAAACTAGTAACATATTTTAGCAAAAACATTGTCACTTACCCTCTCCGTGAGAGCAAATCAACAAGATAAGATGTTATGTGCCTGCCAGCGACATTCATTCGCTTGGTAAGATGAGGGAATGAGTATCCATCGACAACTGGAACCTGGAGGGtattttcaaaagtaattaTACTTAAGGGTTAACCTACAAGTGATACAGTGCAACACTAAAAAGTTTTGTGGTGCTAAAAgttctttcatgatttttaatGTTCATCTGTCCTGGATTAATCAACTGTAGAACTACCAGTTCTAATGTATGAAATGATGCAACATCTTTTCACCCTAATCCATACCCAGCCACCAAACAAGTATATGTTTTTTCTATGAGTCAAAGGAgacaaaaaaaagtaaaaaatgaaaaaagagagagagagagagagagagagagagagagttgaaaTGATGCAACATGTTCACATCGCAATCCATATCCAGCCACCCAAAGACAGGTTGAATTGTCTCCACAAcataatataaaagatataacaACTTCATCAGATGACTATATTTGAGGTCTCAACTAAAAATGACTACCTATCAACACTGAGGTTTCACAAATACaagttttcctttattttgtaAAGATGATTCAACCTCAAGGTTGCCATGCAGAGAAGAATCCAATTTAGAAAACACTACAACCAAATTTGGTTGGCACATTAAGTAGAATTATTCCATTTTGATCCtaaaagaatttgaaagaaaaatcccACCTTCTGAAATGGAGCCATAAACAAGTATAGTAGAAGTTTTAAACCATGTCCTTTCATAAAGGACTGAAAACGAAATTTTGATTCAAATGCTACAGAAAACAATTGAACTTATTCCAAATGCTAAAAGAACGcaataaaacactttcattcTTGTGGGACATATCAACCCAAGCAAATAAATTTGGATCCCAaagaaaaacaactaaaaattattatggtACGTCTCATTTAGAAATGGTTCTTGCATAATTTACCACATGAGTGACACCATCACCAGAGTCGATAACTAGTCCAGTCAGCAAACCTGAGTAAAGTCAAGGTAATGTTGAAGAAAAATCAATCTTATATTGGATCAAGATACTTGCgcatttaaatttaataacaaCAATAGCAATAGCAATAGCAATAGTCATcataatgaagatgatgattattttcaaaataggaTTCAAAAAAGCTATTACAGGTGATTTCACTGTTCATGGCTATAGTTTCAAATAGAACTTTTATAGTGCCTTAGTAAAAGATCCATGTGATATTTGtgagaaatgaaattttgaactTTTGACCTTGAATCTTCTTTATAAGCACCTTGAGCATACAATGTTAAAACAGCTTGGATTTGAATGAACACACCAGCAAAGTTGTATTTCTCAAACATGGTCTCAACCTGTAATGTCAAGTCAAACTCAAACTTAAAGGgacaaaatatatagtaattgaAAATAGCAGTCATAATTTGGGACACattataacaaaattatttttgaagtgGATCACAAACCATTCTTTCACGGTTTTTTGAGGGGTTAAGGGGCGGGTCTGTGAGTAAAATCTTGCATTCTGTTGGATCTATCTgttgaaagaaaatgtgaaataaagTCAGTTATGTTCGGATGAAATGTGTATGTGGTTGCATAGAATTGAAGTGGAGGCCCACTATCTAAATCAACTTCTGGTGCTCTACATTCCAATAATTtgacataaaatttaaattcaatggtCCATAAATCCACAAAAACTAATtcataggctatgtttggttcccggaaaatttgaggaaaaatgcgagggaaagaaaatacaaaggaaaagtagaaggaaagaaaaagtgaaggaaaataaaaaaatagattaaaagttgataaattattttttttgttacttcaaactcattttatttattttaactcatcaatataaagattaaataatttaaaaatacataagtttttaattagttttaattatatttgattttctttgatatttttcataggacaaccaaacatgagaaaatcattttccttaacattttttttctttcctttgtactttccgggaaccaaacatagccatatGGAAAgtgaatttttcaaattccataGAACAAGTACAATCAATGCAACCATACACATCCTACAGAAAAGGAATGAACACTTAATTATCAGTTGGCATAGAAATCAGCAGCCCTTGAAAAGTACCTTCAATTCTTTGAAAAATGCATGGTCCCAGATGTGACCCATATCATCCCAGTTTTGCACAATACCATTGTTAACAGGATAAGATATATCCAGTTGATGCCGCAACTCTGCACAACCTTCTCCTACGATAATATCCTATACGAATGAGAAATAAAGAACAGCCCCTCAAATTCAAGAACCAAGTTATAAAGATGGAATGTTAAGCTATGTAGCTCAAGACCAGGATGCCTGAGCCCCCAATATAATGCCCATAAAGAAACTTGACATAACATCTATGTCAGGTAAAATAAATGCTAAGCTTTCAGAGATGTACTAACTTCTCTTATTACTCCATGCTATGATATTAGTAAATGTTGGCTATATGTACATAACTGAAGTTGTTCAGATGAGACTGCAAATAATCACGGTTGCAGATAAATTTAATTGTCCCCTGGGTAAGAGCTCATATAAAACTTTTGCAATGCCGATGGGGATATGCAAATGAACAGAGAGGCTCGTTAACTAGGAGACAAAATGCAAAATTTCTTGGTAGATGAAAATGTTCACCTTGAGCTGCTGTtccatgagtgattcttcataTCTTAGCAGGGGCCTGCCTACCACACAAGGGAACACAGAGGTAGGGAAGTTCTCGCCAGCAAAACCACATTTGACGTACTGCATGCAATAAATCCAGTTTCAGataccaataaataaataaataaatatagatattttcAAGACATGCACCTAAGTTGAATGGCTCAATTGTCGTTTATTTATGTATGAATCCATGATTGAAAATGAGAACCCTCCTCACAAGAcgaagcacaaaaaaaaaaaaaaggaattttatgAAATAGACGATAGAATTAGAATTTTACATTCAAATCTTACATAGAACACAATTGAGCCAACAACATTGTATGTGTGCAACTCAACGGAAACATAACCCAAAACTCAAGAGTTTCTGGAATTCAACCACATCAGATTATTGATCGCAATCAGCAGATCTTATGGTCAAACGGTTAAATCCGATTCCCAAACAGAGGCTATTCATACGAAACAAAATCAAAAGATTAAAGACCTCAAGTGTTTTCTGAACTCAAAATCACCAATTACTCGATTAAACCCCAAATTTTGCAAAGATTTACTTGGCAAAGTCATTGGATTCGAATAATTAGCGGATCGACCGGagaaatgtaaaataaaaatggccTTCAAAATTTGAACGAAGCACAAAAGAGAAAATTGTagcagaaaataaaattaaaaagaaaaaatggtgaGAGAGGAGCTACTCCGGTGCCATTGTCGCAGACGACGACGTTTCGGTTGTCCATTTACTCCAAAGGTTGCGGAGCAGAGAGTTGTTTCCCCTACCACCTTCGTCGAAGACTTGAACCAGGAGACGCTTGCAAATAAAGCAAGCGATTCCAAGGCAACTCTGCTGATGGCGATGCTATTGGGCTTAGGTTCTTCGCTCCCTCCAGCCCACGCCTAACTACCAAGATTCAAGGAGTCAAATCAGCATATGTTTTGTAAAGCTCTTATAGTATTTAAAGCCCTACGCTTATGCTTGATTCCTTATCCCTTGATTTTTAGATTCAGTTTTccgaattttattttattttatttaaaaaaaaaaaaaaaaaaaaagccatgtAAGGGaatactttaaaataaataaataaataaatgggatcCTCTACCTTTGAATGcaatcaataatttatttatttatgtaatcGGGAGTAACTAATTAGGTTTACAATGAAAACTATAAAGTGATCGCAAAGTATGTCACGGTTTGATTGATCATCTTCTTCCTATTCAAGTTGGGTTGATCTTAACAAAAacgatttatttaattttatgaatgaTTCGCTAAAGAATAACCGTTTTGTTTTTATAGATTTGTTCAAAATCATTTGAATTTTGTTGTATTctaataaaaatcttttttttacacaatgaaaatttatattttcaaataatattaggGGGATTTGCGATCACTCTTGAACCCCACTATTGAATCTAATGAGCTAAAATTAAAGAGTTTTAAGAGGTGGAATAGAATAACTTGATTGAAGGTTAATGATCATAGGTTTGTAATGCATGTATATCCCATAATAAGGTCTTATTTTTCTATACTTTTGGGGTCGATGACTATTCATGATTATTAGCAATACACCTAAGATATATATGGTGGAATAAAATAGattcatttttcaaatcttGTTTCGATTTAGAGGAGTCATATGAAGAACAAGTTCAAAATCATAGTCAATTCTTGTTAAATCTTGGTATAAACCAGTTGACCAAAATGAGAATCCCAAATTGCACGAGCAATACATTTTACATGTAAAAGATCTTatatccaaaattcaaaattttcttgccAAGCTACATGAATCAAATTTCTagaagtttattaaaaaatgattggtGATGCCTAAAATGAGAGGCAAAAACATGACAACAATATGATAATGTGATATAATGACATTATTGCAATTGTTATTGATTAAGGACCCCCTAAGGAACTCTgaattttttcctctttccatTGTCATGTCTTACATAATGAATCTAATCTTTGATAAGTatagtaataatattattaagagATTGACTAAAATTCCATTATGGCCCAACTGTAACTTAATGTTCATTATCTAAACTAGTCCTCATGTTCCTCATATGAATCTCTTATTTGTTGAGAGCGTTGCCTAAAGGTAGTGTATAACTCATGAttgtattatgttttttttttttttaattccccTCGTTTCAAAACACAACAATTGACttaaaaaagattttatcataaactatttattttctatcagTTCCTATAGACTGATCATAAGTTGAAATATAGTTAGAGTTCTTTTGTGTCTTAAACCAATACGAAATACAATTTacctatatttcttttttatataattcataGAATACGGTTGAAGCTAAGGATACTTGAGACCTTCACTTTGGTAGGCATAACTCTTCACTCTTTAAAAAGGTTTTCATAAGCATGGTGTACTCATGTCTCTTCCCCTAAAGAAgctcatgtaaaaaaaaaaaaaaaatcatattctaaGGCATGGTTTCAaacaaaaaagatttaaaaaaaaataaaaatcaaactccTTATAGAAGCTTGGTTTGTTGGCCTTTTGTGAACCGAACTCTTTACATTTAGATTTCCCCCAAGATTTTGCTTCTTCAAGTCTTAGTTTCGGTAAATGTCAATTAATGCAAAAGGTTCTTGTATGCTTCTAGCtgaaatcttattaaaaataggagCCTATGGTTTGATTCAAATCAATATCCATTATTACCACAtgttcattttatatttttctccttGGTTGATGGTAGTAGGCACAATGCAAATAATCTATGTAGTTTCAATATCTTTTAGtcaatgtaatttaaaaaataaataaataacctattcttttgtatctctcaatctactattttgagattttgaaaataataataataataataacaataataataataataaatcaagtTAGATTATTTTGATAACGTCAACTTGCATGAATAAGGGCTTACTCATGTAAGTGCACATGCTTACTTTGACTACACAGACAATGCTCGTGCAAGGAGTTGGAAGTTAATTGATACACAATTTTGCCTACTTTATGTAGACCTGTATGTCTCTACCACATTCAAATTTGGCATGGTAGAGTACCACTAATACACCACCATATGTAGTAAATGATTCTCCACTCACATGACTACACATGTCTTGTGATGTTATGTATGTACACTGATGCACCACATGTTAAACTAGAAAGTAAACTTGGCATGAGTGTTTACCTCCACCTTAATGGATGTCCATTTGTGGCGATTTCTAAAGGAGTGTATCATCACATTCTAATTAGAAGATACTAATTAAGACATCATTCTTTTGCCTACATGAGAAAGGGAGGGGTGGCCGTTTTAAGCTCATAAAGATGATCCCACAAGGTTGGTTTATCTAGATCCCATAAGATGATTTCAACATGCAAGATTGATGTAAGATTGCTCCCTAGAAGGTAGTGTTAACTTAACCCTTTGTATGGGTGGTGTCAATACACACCTTTTTTACTTCATGAAAGGTAGGGGGTACATTGTTTAAGTTTGCATCACCCCGTGGCCTCTCCACTTAGTCTCCCCGTTTTCTCAAAGACATCCCACTTAAGGCATGGTACCCTAATGCTATTACACCATCCGAGTTAGAAGAAGGGTTTAAAAGGTTCTACATGGATCCGGTACACCTCATAGGTGGGTTTAGCCCTCTCACCATTAAGTTCATAAGATAAACTAAGtctcaatttaataaatagagTTGGAGGCTTTGTCGAGATGGGATAAATTGCATATGCATTAAACCCTTTTTTACTCAATTGAGACGAAGGAGACATGTCGCTATTAAGGAACCCATTTCCATCTAATGTCGCATGATATTATAaggattaatt
It contains:
- the LOC100242912 gene encoding actin-related protein 2 — translated: MDNRNVVVCDNGTGYVKCGFAGENFPTSVFPCVVGRPLLRYEESLMEQQLKDIIVGEGCAELRHQLDISYPVNNGIVQNWDDMGHIWDHAFFKELKIDPTECKILLTDPPLNPSKNRERMVETMFEKYNFAGVFIQIQAVLTLYAQGLLTGLVIDSGDGVTHVVPVVDGYSFPHLTKRMNVAGRHITSYLVDLLSRRGYAMNRTADFETVREIKEKLCYISYDYKREYQLGLETTILVKNYTLPDGRVIKVGTERFQAPEALFTPELIDVEGDGMADMVFRCIQEMDIDNRMMLYQHIVLSGGSTMYPGLPSRLEKEILDRYLEVVLKGNKDGLKKLRLRIEDPPRRKHMVYLGGAVLAGIMKDAPEFWISRQDYLEEGTACLSKCGAA